The Mycobacterium paragordonae genome includes a region encoding these proteins:
- a CDS encoding OsmC family protein yields MTTSVSHLGGIISATASAVSADPAKARAVFEASAAAHDAVASTVTLGQYHVQVDEPPPLGGEGKAPNPVEYYLASLLSCQIVTWRFWAEKLGIAVDDITAHAEGDLDVRGFFGLAESDDGVRAGFQEVRVVVRVSGPETPERYRELQDAVDAHCPVLDLTRNPTPVVTRVELA; encoded by the coding sequence GTGACGACCTCGGTTTCCCACTTGGGCGGCATCATCTCAGCCACCGCGAGTGCGGTGAGCGCTGACCCCGCCAAGGCCCGCGCCGTATTCGAAGCTTCAGCCGCCGCGCACGATGCGGTTGCCAGCACCGTCACCCTCGGTCAGTATCACGTCCAGGTGGACGAACCGCCGCCGCTGGGCGGGGAAGGCAAGGCGCCCAACCCCGTGGAGTACTACCTCGCCTCGCTGCTGTCCTGCCAGATCGTGACGTGGCGGTTCTGGGCGGAGAAGCTGGGCATCGCGGTCGACGACATCACCGCGCACGCCGAGGGCGACCTTGACGTGCGGGGCTTCTTCGGGCTGGCGGAGAGCGACGATGGCGTTCGGGCCGGTTTCCAGGAGGTCCGGGTGGTGGTGAGGGTGAGCGGACCGGAGACGCCGGAGCGCTACCGCGAGCTGCAGGACGCGGTGGACGCGCACTGTCCGGTACTGGACCTGACGCGCAACCCCACTCCGGTGGTCACACGGGTCGAGCTCGCTTGA
- a CDS encoding glycoside hydrolase, giving the protein MIALATLLALVNQVSGTPYVPGGDSPAGTDCSGLASWVANAAADRPVFGSRFNTGNEESALAARGFQHGTAPNAVVIGWNGGHTAVTLPDGTPVSSGEGGGVRIGGGGAYQAQFTHHMFLPVEDLDLPEGLPGPDGPVELVDAVAPDPAPEMLPPAPEMAPPAPDQAPEPGPVGDPGMTDS; this is encoded by the coding sequence ATGATTGCTCTAGCAACGCTGTTGGCGCTCGTTAATCAGGTCTCCGGCACCCCGTATGTTCCGGGTGGCGATTCTCCTGCTGGGACCGACTGTTCAGGGCTCGCGTCGTGGGTCGCAAATGCGGCAGCCGATCGGCCGGTTTTCGGAAGTCGGTTCAATACCGGCAATGAAGAGTCCGCGTTGGCGGCCCGCGGCTTCCAGCACGGCACCGCCCCGAACGCGGTGGTGATCGGCTGGAACGGCGGCCACACGGCTGTGACCCTGCCGGACGGCACTCCCGTGTCCAGCGGTGAGGGTGGCGGTGTCCGTATCGGCGGCGGTGGCGCCTACCAGGCACAATTCACTCACCACATGTTCCTCCCGGTGGAAGACCTCGACCTTCCTGAGGGTCTGCCGGGTCCGGATGGGCCGGTGGAACTGGTCGACGCCGTCGCGCCCGACCCGGCTCCGGAAATGCTCCCGCCGGCCCCTGAGATGGCCCCGCCGGCACCTGACCAGGCTCCCGAACCCGGCCCGGTCGGCGACCCCGGAATGACGGATTCGTAA
- a CDS encoding VOC family protein: protein MRAKRITANLRVPDIEATKSFYTDYLGLRDEEFSMGWVARYTDPDTGVNLQLVTGDATAGEDSVISVHTDDVEGAYEEARQRGYEIVHPLTTEPWGVRRFFVRAPDGNVLNVVYHRD, encoded by the coding sequence ATGCGAGCGAAGCGCATCACGGCCAATCTTCGGGTGCCCGACATCGAGGCGACGAAAAGCTTCTACACCGACTATCTCGGCCTGCGCGACGAGGAGTTCAGCATGGGTTGGGTCGCCCGGTACACCGACCCAGACACCGGGGTGAATCTGCAGTTGGTGACCGGTGACGCAACGGCCGGCGAGGATTCGGTCATCTCGGTTCACACCGACGACGTCGAGGGCGCCTACGAGGAAGCCCGGCAACGGGGTTACGAGATAGTTCACCCGCTGACGACCGAACCCTGGGGGGTGCGCCGCTTCTTCGTCCGGGCACCCGACGGCAACGTCCTCAACGTCGTCTACCACCGCGACTGA
- a CDS encoding alpha/beta fold hydrolase, which translates to MEQLRRGDLVFDVLDRGPADGPVVVLLHGHPQTNAAWDEIIPRLIVRGYRCLAPNQRGYSPGARPGRRREYRISELVDDVGALIDASGAGKVHVVGHDWGALVAWAVAAQRPDQVRTLSALSGPHPTALQRAMLTGRQGLASWYAYAYLLPRLPERFYLGKNGKGARLSRMLQSGGQRAELAERDVRAMAEPGAYTAALNWYRAAPLSGRIGRVGVPTMFVWSDRDKYILESAARRSERYVTGHYRFEVLRGASHWMPDEQSDAVAELLLDWFALHP; encoded by the coding sequence ATGGAGCAGCTTCGACGGGGAGATCTCGTCTTCGACGTGCTTGACCGCGGTCCGGCTGACGGGCCGGTGGTTGTGCTCCTCCATGGCCACCCGCAGACGAATGCCGCGTGGGACGAGATAATTCCGCGGCTCATCGTGCGCGGTTACCGCTGCCTGGCTCCCAACCAGCGCGGCTACTCCCCGGGAGCGCGTCCGGGGCGCCGTCGGGAGTATCGGATATCCGAACTGGTCGACGATGTCGGGGCGCTCATCGATGCCAGCGGCGCTGGAAAGGTCCATGTGGTCGGCCACGACTGGGGTGCGCTGGTGGCATGGGCTGTCGCGGCGCAGCGTCCGGACCAGGTCCGGACTCTGTCAGCCTTGTCCGGCCCACACCCGACCGCGTTGCAGAGGGCGATGCTCACCGGTCGTCAGGGCCTGGCGTCCTGGTACGCCTACGCGTACTTGCTGCCGCGCCTGCCAGAGCGGTTCTATCTCGGTAAGAACGGCAAGGGTGCGAGATTGTCGCGAATGCTGCAGTCCGGTGGCCAGCGTGCCGAGCTTGCCGAGCGTGACGTCCGGGCAATGGCGGAACCCGGGGCGTACACAGCAGCCCTGAATTGGTATCGAGCCGCGCCGCTCTCGGGCCGGATCGGCCGGGTGGGAGTGCCGACGATGTTCGTGTGGAGCGATCGCGACAAGTACATCCTGGAAAGCGCCGCTCGGCGGTCAGAACGCTATGTCACCGGTCATTACCGTTTCGAGGTGCTGCGCGGAGCGTCGCACTGGATGCCGGACGAGCAGTCCGACGCGGTCGCTGAACTGCTGCTCGATTGGTTCGCCCTTCATCCGTAG
- a CDS encoding AraC family transcriptional regulator — protein sequence MSTVLFDTGDLNEVEEAVSASYSHVRLVRPPDETSMHARIARSQLCSTPVDDVSFGLDVTYQMEPLDTILLGRIYSGAMSVDQPGLEPRVFGPGEVTAAGAIEALPMFGNVSYCHYVLVSIARSAFDEVAANPAPRDGAAVRLTANAVATPEGNRFLVRAVDHVCTDVVANSQVAESILIVSAVRRYLAACMLATFPNTAVFEPTIEDRHDSTPLLLRRAMTFIDDNAHRDISLADIARAACITPRALQYMFRRHRYCTPTEYLRQVRLHHAHLELLRASIETSTVSAIAARWGFAHLGRFAAFYRQEYGESPQATLRR from the coding sequence ATGAGCACCGTATTGTTCGACACCGGCGACCTCAATGAAGTCGAAGAAGCGGTAAGTGCCAGCTATTCGCATGTGAGGTTGGTCCGCCCGCCCGATGAGACCAGTATGCACGCGCGCATAGCGCGATCTCAGCTGTGTTCGACGCCGGTCGATGACGTCAGCTTCGGCTTGGACGTGACGTACCAGATGGAGCCGCTGGACACGATCCTGCTGGGACGGATTTATTCGGGGGCGATGTCTGTTGACCAACCGGGCCTCGAACCCAGGGTTTTCGGCCCGGGAGAGGTGACGGCCGCCGGTGCCATCGAGGCCTTGCCGATGTTCGGCAACGTCTCGTATTGCCACTACGTCCTGGTTTCCATCGCCAGGAGTGCGTTCGACGAGGTTGCCGCAAACCCTGCTCCCCGCGACGGCGCAGCAGTTCGACTCACCGCGAATGCCGTTGCGACTCCTGAAGGCAACCGGTTTCTCGTCCGTGCCGTCGACCATGTCTGCACTGACGTCGTGGCGAATTCGCAAGTGGCTGAGAGTATTTTGATCGTCAGTGCGGTGCGGCGGTATCTCGCGGCGTGCATGCTGGCGACCTTCCCCAATACCGCGGTGTTCGAGCCGACGATCGAAGATCGACATGACTCGACGCCGCTACTGCTCCGACGCGCGATGACGTTCATCGACGACAACGCCCACCGGGACATCTCGCTGGCCGACATCGCGCGTGCTGCCTGCATCACGCCGCGGGCCTTGCAGTACATGTTCCGCAGGCACCGCTATTGCACGCCGACGGAGTACCTGCGACAGGTCCGACTGCACCATGCACACCTCGAGCTCCTTCGGGCCAGCATTGAAACGTCCACCGTGAGCGCGATCGCGGCCCGGTGGGGATTCGCTCATCTCGGCCGTTTCGCGGCGTTCTACCGCCAGGAGTACGGCGAAAGCCCGCAAGCCACGCTTCGTCGCTGA